In the Azospirillum sp. TSH100 genome, GCTCTGCGGGTCGGTCGGCGGCAGCGCCTGCGAAATCACCGTGGGATATGTCGCGATGTCGTGGGGGTTGGTGAAGGACACCACCGCGAACCACGGGCGCTCGGCCGCATCGGTGGCGGCGGTGCCGGGGCCGGGCCGCGCCTCGTCCGCCGAAACCCCGTAATTGTAGGGCAGCGCCAGCCCGCGGCGGCGCAGGAACAGACAGGCATTGTCGGCGAAGCCGGCGTCGCGGTAGAGGCCCAGGTTGTTGATGGCCGCCCCATGGGGTTCGGGATAGGACAGCTCCCAATCGGAGAAGCCGTAACGGGCCAGCGAATGGCCGGCCGGGTCGCTGACATGCCATTTGCCGAAATAATGGGACGAATAGCCGATGGCCTGCATCCAATGGCCGAGCGTGGGCGGACCGTCGGCCTTCAGCCACGGGAAGCGCGCCGCGTTGCCGTCCTTGAACATGCCGTCGGTCTGGGTCACGCCGGTGCGGTTGCCGTACTGGCCGGTGAACATCACCGCCCGGCTGGGGGTGCAGGCGCTGGACGCGATGGTGTGGTTGTGCAGCGCCACCGCGTTCTTGCGCAACCGGAGCAGGCCGGGAAAGAACGGAGCATAGTCATTCTCGCCCACATCCGCCTCGCCCCGGAATCCCAGGATCCGCTTCAGCGGTTCCGCCAGCCCGCCCTTGGGGCCATAGGAGAAGCGCGGGTAGCGGTATTGATCGACGGAGATCAGCAGGATATTGGGCCGCGAGCCGTCGCACCGCGGTCGGTTGGTGTTTTCAATCATGACACTATTATCCCTTGCGATCCATGTGGGAGAAAGTGACGTCAATAGGTAATCGGCCTTCGGAAATCGGGTGGATTTCCGTTCCGAAAGGATATTGCGGAATAGTTTCTCTTTTTCTTTCAAAGATATTTTGATAACATTAATGTCGTCAAACGATATTCGCGATAACGTTGATTTAAAATTTTCAAATAAATACCACACCGATGTGTGTATTTTTCTTTTGCATGACTTTGCGGTGAGTCGCAATCACTGCTCTGGTGGGTTGACATTGGTTTTTGCGTAGCGCACCGCACCCTAATCCTCGGAATGGATTTCTCTGCATTTGCAGTGCTTGTCACATGTGCCGAACGGACGCTGTGGCGCAGGCCGGCCAAACGGATCTTCCGTCAAGCGGCCATCCAGAAAAGTTCCTTAACGGGATCGGCGCGCGAGCAAGCTTTCCGCCACGGGTCCGCAGACCTATCCATCCGCGCGCAGCAGACCTCTGCCGCCGTGGATGGCAATTGCCCGTTTCTTTTGCTATGTTGAAGCCATCGTCAACAGCGAAAGAGGCCGTGCCATGCGCGCGCTCCTGTGGTTCCCCTTGTTGAGACTCGGATTCTTCAGTCCTGTTTCCACTGCTTATTCGACCACCCGTTCGGTCACCGCCCGCCGCGCCCTGCGCCCGCCGTCCGGCCGCTAGCCCGGACCCATGCCGGTTCCCTCTTCCGGCATGCCGACGCGACTGTCTTCCGCGTCTTTTTAAAAGTCCCTCTGCCATAAGGCTGCTCTGCCATAAGGCCAAGTGCCCGCTGCGGTGGACGCGATTGCCAAACCCGCGCTCCCGTGGTTAGGGTGGATTGGGATAAAAAACGTCCCGGTCCCACGCGGTTGCCGACCTTTCTTTGGTGTTGCGGCTGCGAAGGGCAGGCTGGGACTTTTAAAAGCGTAGAGGGATCGACGCATGACGACATCGAACGCCCCGATGCCGCCGGGTGAAGGGACGGGCCAAGGCTTCCGCATGCCCGGTGAATGGGCCCCCCACAGCGGGTGCTGGATGGCGTGGCCGTGCCGGCCCGAAACCTGGCCGGAGGGCGCCTTCGACGCCGCGTGCGACGCCTATGCCGAGGTCGCGCAGGCCATCTCCCGCTTCGAGCCGGTGACGATGGTGTGCGACCCGGCGGATGTCGCGGAGGCCTCGCTGGCCTGCGGGCCGGGCATCCAGATCCTGCCGCTGCCGATCAGTGATTCCTGGATTCGTGACACCGGTCCCAGCTTCGTCGTCGACGGCAAGGGTGGGTTGGCCGGTGTCCATTGGGGGTTCAACGCCTGGGGCGGCAACTATGAGGGCTGCGAAAAGGATCAGCAGGTCGGCCGCCTGATCCTCGACCATCTCAAGCTCCCCCGTTTCTCCGCTCCGCTGGTGATGGAGGGCGGCTCCTTCCATGTCGACGGGGAGGGGACGCTGATCACCACCGAACAATGCCTGCTGAACCCCAACCGCAATCCGGGCCTGTCGCGGGAGGAGATCGAGCGGCAACTGAAGGATCATCTCGGCGTCGAGACGGTGATCTGGCTGGGCCAGGGCTATCAGGACGACGAGACCGACGGCCACATCGACGAGATCGCGCTGTTCGTGCGCCCCGGCGTGGTGATGGCCATCACCACCGATGATCCGGGCGATCCGAACTTCAAGATCTTCCAGGACAATCTGGACCGTCTGAAGCGCGCCCGCGATGCGAAGGGCCGCGAACTGGAGGTCATCACCGTCCAGCAGCCTGCCCGCCGCGACGTGAACGGCGTGCGTCTGACCCTCTCCTACACCAACCTCTACATCGCCAACGGCGGCATCGTCATGCCGGCCTTCGAGGATCCGGCCG is a window encoding:
- a CDS encoding agmatine/peptidylarginine deiminase; its protein translation is MTTSNAPMPPGEGTGQGFRMPGEWAPHSGCWMAWPCRPETWPEGAFDAACDAYAEVAQAISRFEPVTMVCDPADVAEASLACGPGIQILPLPISDSWIRDTGPSFVVDGKGGLAGVHWGFNAWGGNYEGCEKDQQVGRLILDHLKLPRFSAPLVMEGGSFHVDGEGTLITTEQCLLNPNRNPGLSREEIERQLKDHLGVETVIWLGQGYQDDETDGHIDEIALFVRPGVVMAITTDDPGDPNFKIFQDNLDRLKRARDAKGRELEVITVQQPARRDVNGVRLTLSYTNLYIANGGIVMPAFEDPADDEAFRVVRKAFPDREVVQIATLDIVRGGGGIHCITQQQPLP